The Aerosakkonema funiforme FACHB-1375 nucleotide sequence TAAATAAGTCTAGCAGCGCTTGTGAAGGATGTTCGTGCTGACCGTCACCTGCGTTGAGGACGCTCACCTGCGATTCTAAGCGATCCATCTCTTTCGCGATCGCTTGCGGCACCCCCGCCTCCTTATGGCGAATCACCATTATATTCATTCCCATCGCCAAATAAGTGATCGCCGTATCCAAAATAGTCTCTCCTTTCGTCAGAGAAGACGTTGCCGGTGCAAAGCTAAGCGTATCCGCCGAAAGTCGCTTAGCGGCGAGTTCAAAACTATTGCGAGTCCGGGTAGACGGCTCAAAAAACAGGGTTGCCACCACCTGTCCTTGCAGCGTCGGTACTTTTTTGACCCGCCGCGACAGCACTTCCCTAAAACTAGCAGCAGTTTGCAACACTGTATCGTACTCAGCAGCAACAAAATCAGCTAGCGAAATAACGTGGCGGCGTGTCCAAGTAGTAGTAGCCATGCGAGTAATTAAGCCAAATTATCTCAGATTTTCACATTAAAACACTTTATTTCGATCGTTCGAGATTATCCCGGCTTTTTTAGACAGGGATGGAGTTCTTGTTGGGTATTTATACGTTATTTATATTTGCCTATCTAAATATTTTTACTTGATGTATAATTAGCCAGATGCCATGCCATAAAAAATTTGAGGGTACATATACCTAAAGATAGAAAAACTATGGAAATTTATTAAATAGAGGTCTGAAAATCTTTACAAATAGGCTGTAGAAATTATAATAAATAAAGCTGTAACCTAAGTTATGGCTAGATGGCTATTAAAAAAAACTAAAAAATACACGCAAGTTATAAAACCTTTTGAGAGATACGGCAAAGATTACACGCCATTGAATTGGGAATAATAGATCGAACCTCCAGGATGACAAACATGAAAGCAGCATTGCCTAGAAACGAACTAGGAAGGCTCGAAGTGCTATGCCAGTATCAAATTCTCGACAGCGATACCGAACAGGCGTTTGAAGATATCGCC carries:
- a CDS encoding aspartate carbamoyltransferase, whose product is MATTTWTRRHVISLADFVAAEYDTVLQTAASFREVLSRRVKKVPTLQGQVVATLFFEPSTRTRNSFELAAKRLSADTLSFAPATSSLTKGETILDTAITYLAMGMNIMVIRHKEAGVPQAIAKEMDRLESQVSVLNAGDGQHEHPSQALLDLFTICSLLDPDRPRLELLQEKKIAIVGDILHSRVARSNIWSLMASGAEVHLAGPPTLLPQLFAEWGSGGAGE